A region of Periophthalmus magnuspinnatus isolate fPerMag1 chromosome 13, fPerMag1.2.pri, whole genome shotgun sequence DNA encodes the following proteins:
- the mrm3a gene encoding rRNA methyltransferase 3A, mitochondrial, translating to MMAAYMRSVFCLFSFESKAVLLGKGSSRPIVESKRYVRGLRRKPVNVLFTEYDSSKVIKPKHSPKQQQPEKMEKPTKDIRNTAEKAFVSERESVCTATKDAQRRPITQDDIAGLRFERAFPGDKRLSKVVSVARSRTFREHQGKILLEGRRLISDALNAGAIPQMVFFSSMDRLLELPVNKLKRANLVKVKFEDIKIWSDLVTPQGVIAIFSRPDSSKLKYNSDYSIPLSLICDNIRDPGNLGTIIRCAVAAGCHSILLTKGCVDAWEPKVLRAAMGAHFRLPLYSNLHWDDIESYLPKSVTVHVADNSGNRQMESTEPKPDELKTSQKAGNYGWVRAQSNHTQVDYEDYDSDSDDECELPLHRVATKLYHEPWAQNPTALVIGGETHGLSVESVQLAGKTSGHRLFIPVVPEVDSLNSAMAASILLFEGRKQLMQQLHSTKSKSQAVNKMKHVVK from the exons ATGATGGCAGCCTACATGAGGAGCGTGTTTTGTCTATTTTCATTTGAGAGTAAAGCTGTATTACTGGGAAAAGGAAGCAGTAGACCTATTGTGGAAAGTAAACGATATGTACGCGGACTGAGACGGAAACCGGTCAACGTGTTATTTACAGAATATGACTCTTCGAAAGTCATAAAGCCAAAACACTCTCCCAAACAACAGCAACCCGAGAAGATGGAGAAACCAACCAAGGACATTAGAAACACTGCAGAAAAGGCGTTTGTCAGTGAGAGGGAAAGTGTTTGTACTGCCACAAAAGATGCACAGAGGAGACCTATCACACAAGATGATATCGCAGGACTCCGTTTTGAGAGGGCTTTCCCTGGAGACAAGAGACTATC AAAGGTGGTGAGTGTGGCTCGGTCGAGGACCTTTCGGGAGCACCAGGGTAAGATCCTGCTCGAGGGCAGGCGGCTCATCAGTGATGCCCTAAACGCTGGAGCCATCCCTCAGATGGTGTTCTTCAGTTCAATGGATCGCCTTTTGGAGCTCCCCGTGAACAAGCTGAAACGGGCCAACCTGGTCAAAGTAAAGTTTGAAGATATAAAAATCTGGTCTGATCTAGTGACTCCACAAGGTGTAATAG CCATATTTTCTCGCCCAGACTcctcaaaattaaaatacaacagtGATTATTCAATACCTTTGTCTTTGATATGTGATAATATTCGTGACCCTGGGAATCTTGGCACAATCATACGATGTGCTGTTGCAGCAGGTTGTCACAGCATCCTCCTCACTAAAG GTTGCGTTGATGCCTGGGAACCTAAAGTATTACGGGCTGCAATGGGTGCCCATTTCCGCCTTCCCCTCTATTCCAATCTGCACTGGGATGATATTGAAAGCTATTTGCCTAAATCTGTGACTGTCCATGTAGCAGACAACAGTGGGAATAGACAAATGGAAAGTACAGAGCCAAAACCTGATGAACTGAAAACATCTCAGAAAGCAGGAAATTACGGCTGGGTCAGAGCACAGTCTAATCACACACAAGTGGACTATGAGGACTATGATTCAGATTCAGATGATGAATGTGAACTGCCTCTTCACAGAGTGGCCACTAAGCTGTACCATGAGCCCTGGGCTCAGAACCCCACAGCCCTTGTGATTGGAGGAGAAACTCATGGTCTCAGTGTAGAGTCGGTGCAACTCGCGGGAAAAACGTCTGGCCACAGACTTTTTATTCCTGTAGTTCCTGAAGTAGACAGTTTAAATTCTGCCATGGCGGCCAGCATCCTCCTATTTGAGGGCAGAAAGCAACTAATGCAGCAACTTCACTCCACAAAGTCAAAGTCTCAGGCtgtcaacaaaatgaaacatgtagttaaataa